In bacterium, the following proteins share a genomic window:
- a CDS encoding thymidine phosphorylase gives MNALDIIEAKKRGRELAAADIDGLIAGFTSGAVPEYQMAAFLMATWFRGMTPQETADLTGAMLRSGEQLDTARLSGPTADKHSTGGVGDKVSLLLAPLAAACGLKVPMLSGRGLGHTGGTLDKLEAIPGYDIRLGNTQFLDIVEKVGCAIIGQGPTIAPADGRIYALRDVTGTVDCVPLITASIMSKKLAAGPAIVIDLKTGSGAFMRDIEQARELATALVAVGRSYGRKMAVVFSDMDQPLGVAIGHANETLEAFAALRPGGRQAAPADLVMLTEELTADMVRVAGVEATPEAAMARVRAAWDSGRALAVLLDWVVAQGGRLEPGRDDFGLDCAPAANELLAPHDGWLATVDCRQMGLALADLGAARRRVEDKLDLSAGMDYLVRVGEAVTRGQPLVRVSCRDRARAETAVARLGAAMTVGREPAATRPLILGRLE, from the coding sequence ATGAACGCACTGGACATCATCGAGGCCAAGAAGCGCGGGCGCGAACTGGCGGCGGCCGACATCGACGGGCTGATCGCCGGGTTCACTTCCGGTGCGGTGCCGGAATACCAGATGGCGGCGTTCCTGATGGCCACGTGGTTCCGCGGCATGACGCCGCAGGAAACGGCCGACCTGACCGGCGCCATGTTGCGCTCGGGGGAACAGCTGGACACGGCGCGCCTGTCGGGGCCCACGGCGGACAAGCATTCCACCGGCGGCGTGGGGGACAAGGTGAGCCTTCTCCTGGCGCCCCTGGCGGCCGCCTGCGGGCTCAAGGTGCCCATGCTGTCGGGACGTGGCCTGGGCCATACCGGTGGCACCCTGGACAAGCTGGAGGCCATCCCGGGCTACGACATCCGCCTCGGCAACACGCAGTTCCTGGACATCGTCGAAAAGGTGGGCTGCGCCATCATCGGGCAGGGTCCGACGATCGCCCCGGCCGACGGTCGGATCTACGCTTTGCGCGACGTCACCGGCACCGTCGACTGCGTGCCGCTGATCACGGCCTCGATCATGTCCAAGAAGCTGGCCGCCGGCCCGGCCATCGTCATCGACCTCAAGACGGGCTCGGGCGCGTTCATGCGCGACATCGAGCAGGCCCGCGAACTGGCCACGGCGCTGGTTGCGGTCGGTCGCAGCTACGGGCGGAAGATGGCGGTCGTGTTCTCGGACATGGACCAGCCGCTCGGTGTGGCCATCGGCCATGCGAACGAGACGCTCGAGGCCTTTGCGGCGCTGCGCCCGGGCGGCCGCCAGGCGGCGCCGGCCGACCTGGTGATGCTGACCGAGGAACTCACCGCGGACATGGTGCGTGTGGCCGGGGTCGAGGCCACGCCCGAGGCGGCAATGGCCCGCGTGCGCGCGGCGTGGGACAGCGGGCGCGCCCTGGCGGTGCTGCTGGACTGGGTCGTCGCCCAGGGCGGGCGCTTGGAGCCGGGTCGTGACGACTTCGGGCTCGACTGCGCGCCGGCCGCGAACGAGCTGCTGGCGCCTCACGACGGCTGGCTGGCGACCGTCGACTGCCGCCAGATGGGCCTGGCCCTCGCCGACCTCGGCGCCGCGCGCCGCCGCGTGGAAGACAAGCTCGACCTGTCGGCGGGGATGGACTACCTGGTGCGCGTGGGCGAGGCCGTCACGCGCGGGCAGCCGCTGGTGCGCGTGTCCTGCCGTGATCGCGCCAGGGCGGAGACGGCGGTGGCGCGCCTGGGCGCGGCCATGACCGTCGGCCGGGAACCGGCGGCGACGCGTCCGCTCATCCTCGGGCGGCTCGAATAG